The nucleotide sequence GAGTCAATGTCGAAGGCATGCGAATTGAATCtgtcaaaaaatgtattgtttaCATACCCAGAATTCTATTTGCAGTTTGTTTACTGTGAACTCTGTTCTAGGAAAGGTATTTGTGACTCTCTAAAACTTAAACAAACGAATTCCACTGATGTAACTATATAACCAGGTAAAAAATCATAATTGCGATTTCCTCGTTAGTTCATTAAATTTTGATTAAATGAGTGATTAATCGCATggtaaacaaaatttaatttgcagtCCCATAAAACGGGTTTAATAATCCATATTAGACGACGCTCAGACTTGGTATATCCATTCGTTTTCAGGTTTAATGGTCCCAGGGGGAGAACTGCTACCggcttttgtttgttttgaaTATTTATGACTTGATTGTTTTGactgtttttttttgatgGCGTGCGGTTTTTGATAAGTTGTCGATTTTTATGCAACACGCGTCTCCCCCACGATTACGCATCGAAAAAACTACAACCGGAGTCTGTGCGGAATCTTATCAATCCatacatataaatttttaaagcaAAAGCTTCATTCATTTTTGCAGATCTTTTGTTTAAGATATGCAAGTGACGCTTAAGTCTGAGGTGATTAAAACCGAACTAAACCAGTTCAAGCCGCAATCCCAGATAATTTCAGCATGGATACGCTCTTGAGAATATTTGGGAAGGAATGCGAATTAATAAAAGGCGAAATCTTATGTTTGTAGTATATTAACAATTAAGTTATTATATTAAAAGTACACTTCTTATGGAAAACTTTCTTGTGGAATTGGTAGAAAGGGACAATTGTTGCATAACGTGGTAGGTTTTTGAACACTTACTATAGACTAGACTCAAACTGCGAGCACATGATTGGGTTAGTTAACCGACCAATTTAGGGAACCTCCGCTCTGAACACGTTCTCGCGTTTAAGTCACGTAATCTATTGCTGAATGTTCACTGCCGCATTCGCATGTCTTAACCTATAAGCATTACCATATTACAATCTATGGAATGCACTATTTAGGAAGCTTAACTGTTACTTTACTGGGTGGATACAAGGTATTTTGATTTGAAAAGTATTGGTGATACGCTAACAACAAAACCATCAAAAATATAACCCAATGGTTCCTTTAATTGACACTTCATTGAGGATATCATAAAATTAGCAACTCTTTTTGGCATCCCATAATGTCAATTAGCATGTGGCGTTGGCTTCGGGGGAGTCATAAACAAATTAGTAATCGTCTAGTGATAAATGTTAACCGACCGTTTAAATTGCGTCAATGGGTTGGACAAAATAGAGACGCTAAAAACCGCAAGCAGGCCAAAATCAGATTCACAACTTTCGCAATGGGAATTTTCACTGCCAACTTTTTTCGTCTGTCCCATTTGCAGTCATCTCTATAGGTCGGTGTCTCTATAACTCTGTGTCACTATCTGATGTCAGAGGGGAAAAATTCAGATGGGCTTACCTTTGTGGGACGTTTGGAGGGGGCGTAAATAGCCCAATTACAATTGGAATGCCACTGGCCTGCGTTTTTCGCTACACTCTATTGAATTTGGCTCAAACAATTTGTGGCCACCGGAAATGTGATTTTTTTGGCTTTGACTTTGGCGCGCGTCGCACACCTCAAATATAATTTTGCCCACTTCAGTTCTTCATTGTCTGTGCGTTCTAATATTATAATAGTTTCTCGAATATTTAAAATGACACCACTTTCAGAGTATTTTTTTGGCGAATGCCAAAATTTGCATGCAAATCACAGCCGAAATGCACCCATAAAATTAAAGCATAAATGGTGggtttataatttatttgcaCACACGCGATGTCTGAGTTTTGCTGGGTTTTCCTCGACGATTTTGCGGTTCGCACAGCCGAATCGGTTAGGTAAATAGCCGTAACTGTTGTTTCAGATCTTTGGTCGGGGTTTTGAAAGCCCTCGAAAGTTGTCACCTCTCGGAAGCCGCCGATCGTGTAATTGTGCTCGGGAGCGTGGCGCTGTTTGTTTTTGTGATCCGAGAGTCGAGCTTTGTGAGATTGGTGAGCTTTTCATGCCCAGTTTCCCCATTTCTCTCCGCTCTTTCTCCAATTCTCTTTCTCTATGGGCTGTGAGAAATTTGAAAGTAATCACCGAACGGGGGCCAGCGAAAGGCGTTGGCATTACAAAATACCCAACTTGTTAACATATTGATAACTTTGTGCTACATTAAATCTACACCAATCTATTTATAATCAATGCCGATCATTTAATCGATTAAGGTTGGATAACTGATCGTTTGGGGGCGCTGAAAATGCAGTTTAATGGAATTTACagttagttagttagttaTTTATCCTTGGTAATTGACACAGATTTTATATCcgtaatatttatttgtaggTCGCTTGAACAGGAGGTTGGATTGTCGTATATTCTGGTAATGTAAATAACCTTTTTGTATTCATCATAAATGCTGTCAAAATATAATTGTTTGGAACGTTAACCCTAGTATAACAATTACATTATTATGAATAATTTTACAATTATTTAGTCattaaatggtttttaaaagttattttgttttaaaaatttaattgtcAATCGATTAAAATAAAGACTCGTTGGCCAATAAATAGatatatttcaaaaataagACCTAATAGCACTTAGTTTTCCTAGGCTACCGACTCGATATGATGTGCGTTTTTTGTATTCGTCTCCTAATGATGTTGTCCGTGTTGAACTTGGTCAGTATGTAGATCGGAAAGAATcgttttaacttttttaaccATTATTAAGCCATTTCAAGATTTCTACTCGAACCGAATTTACCAACTTTAAGTGTAAGTCGTTGGATAAGGAATTTGCCGATTTTGAGTATTGCACTCTAAAGGCGGTAAATCGATCCTACAAGTACGTCTCCACAAAGGTCAAACTCTTCCAAGTTCCCATTACCAAAGTTAAGGTGTGTGGTCGCCAATATGTTGTCCTATTAGTAAAACAATGTGCTGACTTTCCAGGTTAACTTTGGACTTTATAAACGGTTCAGTGGTTATAGGCCGTTCCTATATAATATAACCGTGGATGCGtgtaattttttgaaaaaccCAAAGAGCAATCCAATAACTAGCTACTTTTATGACTTTATCAAGGATATATCCAACATGAATCACACCTGTCCCTTCGATGTATGCTTTTAAAATCGATATTATTTATAagtttttctttaaattggTTTTGTTATCAGCACGATCTTATTTTGGATAAGCTTTCCACGGAGCATATAAACCACCGTGTTACGGACATACTATCCTTTCCGGAAGGGGATTACATGATGGAGATGCATTGGATAGCTTATGACATAACCCGCGCTGTGGTCAAGTTATACGTGTCCATTTCATAGTCATGGATACGTTTCTGTACttaataataaatgcaataataatatatttgttttttttttaattcgtagccaaataaatattttattactaTGCCCAACTAAACTCATCGAATAGGttttaaaagtaattttgttattaaatGTATAATTGTCAATcgattaaaatcaagacacgTTGGCCAATAAATACCTATATTTTAAATACCAAAAACTAATAGCTCTTAGTTTTCGTGGGCTTTCGATACGATATGATGTgcgttattttttttcgtcTAATACTGATGTTGTCCGTGCTAAAACTGGTCAGTATGTAGATTAGAAAGCCTTGTTCAATATTGTTATTAGCAACATATTTAAAGATTTCTGCTCGAACCGAATTTACCAACTTTAAGTGTATGTCGTTGGATAAGGAATTTTCCGACTTTGAGTATTGCACTCTAAAGGCAGTAAACCGATCCTACAAGTACATCTCCACAAAGGTCAAACTCTTCCAAGTTCCCGTTACCAAAGTTAAGGTGTGTGGTCCCCAATATGTTAACCTATTAGTAAAACAATGTGCTGACTTTCCAGGTTAACTTTGGACTTTATAAACGGTTCAGTGGTTATAGGCCGTTCCTATATAATGTAACCGTGGATGCGtgtaattttttgaaaaacaaaaagcgCAATCCAATAGCTAGCTACTTTTACGATTTTATCAAGGATATATCCAACATGAATCATACCTGTCCCTTCGATGTATGCATTTCAAATCGATATTATTTATATGATTTTATTGTAATCGGTATTCGTTATCAGCACGATCTTGTTTGGGATAAACTTTCCACGGAGCATATAAACCACCGTGTTACGAACATACTATCCTTTCCGGAAGGGGATTACATGATGGAGATGCATTGGATAGCATATGACATAGTCCGCGCTGTGGTCAAGATATACGTGACTCTTTCATAGTCAAGGATACTTTTCTGTActtcaaaataaatgtaataacATTATCTTCGCTTTATTGACGCCGCGTCGTAATGATTTTACATACTATGTCCCACTTTTATGGACAAGGAATAAAGTTGCGGTATGATAATATAGTATTACTGGTTATCTTTGAAAATGGTGATTGCACAATGTTCCAGTGTTCCAATGTTCCAgtcaattaaaaaaatctgATCGtgtcttttaaaaaaaaataacaaaattaacttttaaacaaattaaaataatcGAACTCAGTTATATCCATTTGGATATATCGCTTAATCTGGAAGTTCAGAATAATTAAAAGTGACTGACTTATAATGGAAAATTTTCCTTTAGTTTTACAAATCAAAATTTGTCCATTAAAACGTTTTTGCTTTGGCCTTAGAAcccataattattttaaccTTTAACATCCTTACTGTACTTcctaaaaattatatattttcctTATTGTCGAAGTATTGAAATCTTTTAAGTTTAATTGTACGGTACCAATTAAAAAGCATGATCCAGTCAACTGCATCAAgctataaataataattaaagaaatttaaataatcGATAGACTATCATCATTACTTTTAGCATGGGCAAATCATTTATTCGCAGATGTTAACTGAACTGAATAATCAAAGGTGATACTACATATTTTGATATTGGTTTATCTTAGGACCTCCATGAAAAAAATTTATtcaataaacatttttggtTTGGTGTTTTGTTGACCTTGTCTGGGATAAATCAGGTCAGTTGGTACAAaagttaattttaaaaaacaagagaaaacgctatagtTGATGCCATCGACTAACAAATACcctttactcagctaaggggaGTGCAAGGAAAATATACGTTTGAGACGCGTTGGATCACTATTGAAGATTTCCGCTCAGTAACCATGTTGTATTTGGATCTTTTGTAATCCAAAgcaaattcttaaaaaaaatctaggcaaagcattttgttttttaaaggtttttattaaatagtataGATAACAGCTACGAAGAAAACGGTTGTAATGAGAGAAGTTCTTAACTGGCCCGGCAACTTTGAGATGAAATCGAGACAAGAGGTCAATGTTGCTGCAGCCTCAAATATTATTTGATctattatatattttcttgtatttgtttattattatttctttcTTGATTGTGGGCTGTGAGCTCGTAAAGCTAATTATCTTGAGTacatacaaaaattaaaatgtttcaCATTTGTAATTGCGATGTAAGCGATCTGAATTCACAGTGCTGCAGAAAAGTTGCCTATCTTTAGATAATATCTTTGGTTTCCTGGTTATTCTTGGACACACGTACACACATATAAAATTACAATAAAATGGTGCCAAACATTTGTTCTAAAGTTACTTCTGGTTGACTAGTGTAGAGAGTACTGACTAAGGTCGATATGGGATCTATAGAAAACATTTATTAGATAATATAATTATGTATATTGTATATAACGCAACTTTTCGTGAGAAGCGAATAAATTTGACGGTGGTACATATGAAACTTATACAATAGAACGACCTTTAGGCTAATGGCGACGAGTATCTAACTTtcttattttccttttttggttttcaaAGATTACAATTTTCTGTTCATATGTGAGTGGGGGGCGGAAAGATGACATTTTGTTTCTGTTGGTTTCACTGAGGCACATTTGATGGATCACTAGGGGAGATAAACGCCAAACTACGACTTCGAGCTCCTCCGGTCGCCTTCTAGAAATGCTTTCGCATGTGGGCGGATACCAAAAAGGGCGCCAGGAGCGAACAGATCGAGACCAAGAAGCTGACCAGGCCTTGGAAATTAGCTGCAAGTTGAAGAAAAATAGGTTAAGACTTAGGATCGGGACAAAAATATGTACCGTTggtggaaaaaataaaataaaatacaaacgAAACTTggttaaataatatttatttttagttctCCATTGTGTGtaaattaaaacaaacttgGTAATTTTTTATGTTATGAAGTTTTGAGCCGTTGTTTAAGGGGGTATTCTAGTCTAGAGGCTCTAGTTTCGAGccttttttaacaattaattaaaactaaacaatTGATATTTTTACTGTCGGGTTTTTtatcatttgtttatttaactTAGAAGagtacataaaataaaatttaaaaaaaaaattttttttttttcatcgAGTTATGCGTCCTTGAAGTAGAGGGGGAAAAAAAAGGCCGTGTCCTCGTCGCCATGATTTCTACCCTTGTGGtcatttgaaaaataaaaaaaataaagatttttagTCAGTACGAAAGTCGCTATGTCATGAACCAgccaaactaaaaaaaaaaaattttttcataaaatggcggccactcaaaaaaaaggtcgattttttactaattttgtaattttatcgaattttttaaaaatattccaaattttaaattttttgttggtTCATGCGATAGAGAGATATTGAAAGAATATTCAAGCCAAATTTTAAGTAAATCGGCTGATTAGAACTTGAAATATTATGGCTACCGTATCAGAAAAAGTAGTTTGGAGAAAAACGCGTTTAAAGTTTTACGTTAAATTTCAGGCAGTGTAACTGATAGAATAGCACGTATAACTTACATTCTCTTAATCAgccataattttaaaaataatttgaattttgaataatCCGTTTAGGgagatatttttaaatatctaaACTATCgaattatgaaaaaaaaaaattttcgattttttcaaatttttagaCTAGAATACCCCCTTAAGTATAAGAAATCAATATTTTTAGGTAAGTACAGGTCCTTACCGCCACTGCAGATGTCGTGCAGGATGTCCTCCACATATCCGTTGTCATTATCGCAGAGGCACAGTTTGGTCTTGCTGGACATGAACTTGGCCACTCCGATGGTGCGGTTGCTGTTCTCGAACTGGCACACCATCCCATCCTCGCAgtcgttgttgctgttgcactTGTGACGCAGGCCTACCAATGAAAAGAAATACAACACCATTACAAGTTATAAAATATCCAAAAATTTACTTAAATAGAGTTTACTTGAAGTAAAATATTCAATGATTATTACTTAAATGAAGGAGGGACTAACCGAACATCATAATTCATATAATAGATCTATAAAACCTATTGTTGAAAAATTCTAGAAAACGCCATCAATATTTGTTCATAACTTTCTTATGTTTCACGATTAAAACAAAAGTATTAAgagtttttattataattaaagtGTATAGTTATAACACAACCTAATCGAATATACCATGAAATTTACTCTCATCCCAAAGTCTAAAAAACTTTGTAATTGGAATAAGAATAATAACCCGTGGCCTATTAAAGTGTGTATTGTTGGCTCAACTAATAATTGAAACCTATCATATATTATTATGAAAATACTGTAAAAAATCAGTTTTTTACTAAGTTACAATATTCCCCGCCAGAAAATAGATCTGCCCCAAACTCCAAGCTCCGGAAATATGCATGCAAAAATCGCGTATAACATTTCTTTTGGGCTGTGCATGTCACAAATTGGCACTGCGGCGATTCCCATTACCATTTGCTTCCCATTTGGGCCCTCGTTTGAGTTTCCCAGTCGCCGTCACGACAACCTAACATAAATCCGACATCGACATTGCGCTGCCATAAAGCGAGAGCCTCCGCCATCGCAATTGCCTTTCGGTCCTTTTGGGCCCAGCTAAAGAATGTCCTGCATGCCATAAGGACTAGAGGACTAGAGGGCCAACAATGGCGGGCACAGGACCCAAGGATCCTGGGAGCAAGTGTGAATTGCGCAcgaaaactaaataaataagcagGCAAATAGTGAAAGGGAATGGGGTAAGACTACTTAGAGTACCCCGTATCCATCTGGCAGGATGCTTTGTTTAATTCTCATTTAGGTGGCGCCTTGGACACATCACCTGAATAACACTTGAGGCACAGGCACATCACTGAGGAGGCCTCTAAGAAAGCAGCAGCCccttaaataataaatgtaatgtGCCTGTCTTAGCAATTAGTTGACGTTTTGTTGGCTGTTCTATTTCTAGGATCTAGCAAAAGGATTTTATAAAAGTAGCTACAcaaatttatgaaaagaaaAGGAATATCTTATAGAATAAAGATACACCAAGAGTTCACTAAATAAAAAGGGGTGATAATTGCCAGTAAACTTAAGCTGATTTGATTTCTAAAATAGGATAGGTATCAGGTTGAGCTTGGTTTAGtatatatgtttaaaatttcttttttctttaatagaaaatatgttttacatggTATATTACTGGGATATTACCTTTAAGGACATCCGGACAGTTGCCTGCCGAAGGAGGGGAGTCGTCGCCGCACAGACAACGCAACTTGTAGTCATTTGGATCCTTGACGCAGCTGGTTCGATCTATCGCCGTGCAATCATCGTGGGCACTGCACTCTCGTCCTTTTactaaaaaggaaaacaaataaACCGAAAATTAGGGAAATTAGTTGTCAGTTTGCTCAGCTAATTGCCCACTAATTGTGTGATTATTGCCCTGGTTCTTTACCAACAATAATCACGACTCTAtctatatctgtatatctcaTTTCGTCGGTCTTGTTTGCCAACTCCTATCACAGAGCTATTACCAGCCCCAATACCACCCCTCCTAATGTCAGCGATTTGTGGAGCGTGGGTTGTCATTGCACTTGAGTGACTTGTTTGATCAATTCCCGATTCGGATTTGTGTTAGTACTGTGTTCTGTGTCGTGTCATTCAATCGCTGGCTCTTTGCCATAATTattattccatttatttaTGGGTGGCTACAAAGTCAATCGAATGACAAATGATTGGATCAGGCAAACTTATTTGTTGACTATTTGTATGGGTAACTATTGGGGTGTCTTAATTACCGGTTAATTGGCTATCACTCAAACGTAAGTTGGATGGATTGGATGGATTTCTTACTTTACCAGGGATGTCTTTGAAATAATTAGCAGCTTATTCCGGAATCTCTTGAACTTGAAAATACCCAGAAAAATCGGAATAGTTTTTAAAGCCTTTGGTTAAAATCCCTTAGTGTCCATcatgaaaatattatttttagttatttaAGGAGTTTAAATGTTACTACCAAAATAATCATCAAACTTCATACTTCCTATGTGAGTACACAATGTGGTGTAAAAttgtgtttaaattttgttactacgattttttaatgttatgcCCATTAGTCATAGCTTCTTCTGTTTCtataaatatgttttatattGGCATTTAAGGGATATCAGTCAAAAATGTTAGCTGCATACATTATAGCAATGTTATGGTAGGTTTTCAAACAGAAATCTTTATAAATCTGGGCCAGTCTGGACGAGAACCTTTCTCGACCTTGCCAGCGACTTTGATTTGAGTTTTTATTACCAAAACCGGGGGTTCTTACCAATGGGGACGTGTGTGGGCGGCGGTTGGTTGTTGGTCTTGCCAAAGGTGGTCAGTGCCGTGGAGCTGACCCCGAAGAGGATGATGAAGATGCCGAAGAGCATGGTCAAACTCCCGCATTGTGTGAAGCGCTTTAGGGGCTGCATAATGAAGCTGGAATTTATCGAGTTTTAGGTCGAGTCTGAGAGTTAGCCACTGGCCCCCGAAGAAGGTGATTTCGGGTGTTATATAAATTCACAGGAACCCGACGAGTTTCACACGCACTTTGAAAGCTTGAAAACTGCCCAAAGGCTTTAAATCGGTTCCCTCAacgtttttttgtttttttgtcgGTGTGTTTCGCGGGGGTaattttatgcaaattttcacACCGAAATTGTTTCCGCTCTGCTAGAAAGTCCGAAGCAAAACAAAACCGCACGAGAGGCGTCACTCCAAAAAATCTCCAATACTTTGGGAATTCGGTTTCGGTAGTTCAACTTCTCGCTGGGGTTTTGAGACGACGGTAGCTCCAACCAGTCGCCTGCGCGTTCGAAATGCAAGTGAAGAATTCGCGGCGCACACGGACCTTAAGTTGGTTCGACGTCGATGGCTACTTGGCGCTCGCGCACACCGACGCCACCTGCCCCCATTCACCTGCCCAACCAGCCACCATCTACCCTCCACAgcccccaaaaaaaacccGCTAACCTGCTAGGCCAAGAAGCGAACCCCTTTCCCAGCTTGGAGCCAAGTCATAGAAGTTTCTTAAACACTCTGCTTTAAAATAATCTTATATTAtactaaaaacaattttttataaaaatagatACTTAAGTATAGTGAGCCATAACTAATATATTTCccattctttaaaaaaaatatttctatttttattATGGTTAAAATAGCTTAATGTTATACAATAGTTATGAgatacaattttattttttttattttgtatttagaattataaactacatacaaatttaaaagtttCATTGAATAACTATTTATCTAAAACGGAAAAATATGCAGGTGTCTAGCGACCTGTATTCTACTCAAGTGCTTCAAGCTTATTTGTACTCTACTAATGAAATAACAATTCTaggtatttttaagaacaacAAAATCTTAACGAGTCGTGATATTTTTGGCCGACAGAAAGTTTTAATTAGATTGTCATGCATTAAAGACtctaaaaaatgtttcttatttgattgttttaattttacacaCATATGTATTTGTGGACGACCTGGTTTTTGAtaataaatctaaaaaaaacaaCTGTTTATTCGAGTTAATGAAAAAGGATTTCAGGTTTGTTGAATATTCAATTTCTTATCGATTCTATTGACGCAAACAAAAATTGGCAACagtaaatgaaaaaaaaactgGTGATAAAATACCGTacttatattaattttaaaccTTGTAAAATCACATATATGGCCTAGAAATTATTTCCACGCACTATCCAGCTGAAATAATTTGACGGATACCGGGGCATCCATAAAATGCGATTCCAGGAGGACCGACAACTGCATGCATAATTAAGAGATCCCCCGAGTCGGCGAAGGGTATTCCACTACATTAATGTTCCGCTGCAAGGGAGGTGGATGGAATGGAATCTCCGGGCAGATTTCGGAAATTCCACTGGTATGGGATTAGTTTTGGGCCGTACTCGTATATGGCATTCGCTATACGGTGTATGGTATATGGTAAGTAAGCTCCAACGCACTTGTAACTGCTTCGTTGTTCTTGTTTCGTGAGCGAGTTTTGTTAACGAAGATGGATTTTGTAGTTGCCTCACCTTCGtgcatttgtttttattgtaGCTGCTGGCAGGGGCGACCTCGTCCTTTTCTCGTCCTCGTCTCGGTGcgctggtgtgtgtgtgtgtgggggaACTATAATAATGACGAAGGCATTAGAGGCACATAGCCATTGCATAGCCTACTTTTTGGGGCCCGCGGAGTCGAGCAGCAACAGCCACAACAATAAAGTGTAACATTAGCACGCAccagaaacaacaaaaactgGTTAGTCAAAAGCAAATAGTTATTTTGGCCATtattcttccttttttttcctCTAGCTTAGCCGTCGTTGTTTATGATTATTTTTCTTTTGGGCGGTGCATGGCCCTAATTACGTTTTCTGAATTGCCCAGATGAGTGGGTTGCTTGTTGCTTTTAACTTTTAACTTTCAATTGCAGCCAAAAAAGAATCAAAAAGGAAAGGTTGCAGACCCAGCCCCCAGCCCAATTTGGCAAATAACTATTTAGGTGCATATCGAACAGCCAGAAACGGATGCGAAACTTTCGACCATGTCTGCCATTGTCTCACGAACCGCCTACATATGTGTATTTGTAGCCCCTCTAAAACCGAGTCAATAATTTACACCGAAGAGGAACACTTTGAGCTCAATTTGGACATGAAACACTTGCCCAATCTGCTTACACGAATTCCTTTTCTTTTCGTATCGTTTATTTTCGGACCTTTTTCGATTGCTGAAAATGTCAAGCTATACTGCTCTACTAGTACTCCTTATCTGCCGCCTCGATCGCCTTATAAACGATTGTTTTAATCGCTGCGACAGCATAAACAATTTTCCCTTAACTAAACGCGCGCCATCGCAGCGAATTTATTTTGAACACGCACGCCGAACGGAAAGGCTTTCCAGAAAGTATTCCG is from Drosophila suzukii chromosome 3, CBGP_Dsuzu_IsoJpt1.0, whole genome shotgun sequence and encodes:
- the LOC108011502 gene encoding uncharacterized protein gives rise to the protein LLSHFKISTRTEFTNFKCKSLDKEFADFEYCTLKAVNRSYKYVSTKVKLFQVPITKVKVNFGLYKRFSGYRPFLYNITVDACNFLKNPKSNPITSYFYDFIKDISNMNHTCPFDHDLILDKLSTEHINHRVTDILSFPEGDYMMEMHWIAYDITRAVVKLYVSIS
- the LOC139352888 gene encoding uncharacterized protein, which encodes MMCIRKPCSILLLATYLKISARTEFTNFKCMSLDKEFSDFEYCTLKAVNRSYKYISTKVKLFQVPVTKVKVNFGLYKRFSGYRPFLYNVTVDACNFLKNKKRNPIASYFYDFIKDISNMNHTCPFDHDLVWDKLSTEHINHRVTNILSFPEGDYMMEMHWIAYDIVRAVVKIYVTLS
- the sosie gene encoding uncharacterized protein sosie, with the protein product MQPLKRFTQCGSLTMLFGIFIILFGVSSTALTTFGKTNNQPPPTHVPIVKGRECSAHDDCTAIDRTSCVKDPNDYKLRCLCGDDSPPSAGNCPDVLKGLRHKCNSNNDCEDGMVCQFENSNRTIGVAKFMSSKTKLCLCDNDNGYVEDILHDICSGANFQGLVSFLVSICSLLAPFLVSAHMRKHF